Proteins from a genomic interval of Paenibacillus sp. RC334:
- the dnaA gene encoding chromosomal replication initiator protein DnaA, which yields MDSHTSELWQQILSIIQTKLSKPSYDTWFKATKAAKLNDHSIVISAPTTFAVEWLESRYTKLVGATVYEILGKQLEVKFVIEENKPAEFDLQQQPQQQPVVHEEAVSHMLNPKYTFDTFVIGSGNRFAHAASLAVAEAPAKAYNPLFLYGGVGLGKTHLMHAIGHYILEHNPASKVVYLSSEKFTNEFINAIRDNRGESFRNKYRNIDILLIDDIQFIAGKESTQEEFFHTFNALHEERKQIIISSDRPPKEIPTLEERLRSRFEWGLITDIQPPDLETRIAILRKKARAENLDIPNEAMMYIANQIDTNIRELEGALIRVVAYSSLTNQDVTSHLAAEALKDIIPSSRPKMITIQDIQHQVGEFYNLRLEDFKARKRTKAVAFPRQIAMYLSRELTDYSLPKIGEAFGGRDHTTVIHAHEKISKSIQVDQELFKVINSLIEKIKNPT from the coding sequence GTGGACAGCCATACCTCTGAACTATGGCAGCAAATTCTATCCATCATACAAACCAAGCTGAGTAAGCCGAGTTACGACACTTGGTTTAAGGCTACCAAGGCAGCGAAACTGAATGACCACTCCATTGTGATTTCCGCACCGACAACTTTTGCCGTGGAATGGCTTGAAAGCCGCTATACCAAGCTAGTCGGGGCAACGGTTTATGAAATTTTGGGCAAGCAGCTGGAGGTCAAGTTCGTCATTGAGGAGAACAAGCCCGCCGAGTTCGATCTCCAGCAACAACCTCAGCAGCAGCCGGTCGTACATGAAGAAGCCGTGTCCCATATGCTGAATCCCAAATATACATTCGATACGTTTGTCATCGGATCGGGGAACCGTTTTGCCCATGCAGCATCGCTGGCCGTCGCCGAGGCGCCGGCCAAAGCTTACAACCCGCTGTTTCTGTACGGCGGCGTAGGTCTGGGAAAAACGCATCTGATGCACGCCATCGGGCATTATATTTTGGAACACAACCCGGCCAGCAAGGTCGTGTATTTGTCATCGGAGAAGTTTACGAACGAATTTATTAATGCCATCCGGGACAACCGCGGGGAAAGCTTCCGGAACAAATATCGTAATATTGATATTTTACTCATTGATGATATTCAGTTTATTGCAGGCAAGGAGTCGACGCAGGAGGAATTTTTTCACACGTTCAATGCGCTTCATGAGGAACGCAAACAAATTATTATCTCAAGCGATCGTCCGCCTAAGGAGATCCCAACGCTGGAAGAACGGCTGCGTTCCCGCTTTGAGTGGGGATTGATTACAGATATTCAGCCACCGGATCTGGAAACGCGAATTGCAATTCTCCGGAAAAAGGCGAGAGCGGAGAACCTGGATATTCCTAATGAAGCCATGATGTATATCGCCAACCAGATTGATACGAACATCCGTGAGCTGGAAGGGGCGCTGATTCGCGTTGTTGCCTATTCCTCGCTGACCAATCAGGATGTGACAAGTCATCTCGCGGCCGAGGCGTTAAAGGACATTATTCCTTCCAGTCGTCCCAAAATGATTACCATTCAGGATATACAGCATCAAGTCGGGGAATTTTACAATTTGCGCCTGGAGGATTTCAAAGCACGCAAGCGGACGAAGGCTGTGGCTTTTCCACGGCAGATCGCCATGTACCTGTCACGCGAGCTAACCGACTATTCGTTGCCGAAAATCGGAGAAGCCTTCGGTGGACGCGACCATACAACCGTCATTCATGCGCACGAAAAAATCTCCAAATCCATTCAAGTGGATCAGGAGCTGTTCAAAGTTATCAACAGCCTAATCGAAAAAATCAAAAATCCAACCTGA